From a region of the Nocardioides ginsengisegetis genome:
- a CDS encoding HAD family acid phosphatase — translation MTDDSTLTPATHFVMAADGSSGLTAHGKGIPNIDSVKSTIRTYYGVANPSSPSANGIANRASSPYITEMQAIEAHILANMPTAPAPHLAVVFDADDTTLWTYDMEDGAMHFNFDPKLQNDEWVQKAKFPATPGMVDFVAAVQAKGYDVYGITGRTNDQEAATLTNLTNVGYTAFNADNFYTKWTAQPGGVALPQPDYVNCAADSDPVKCSTVEYKAATRKHIESLGETIVLNIGDQWSDLQGGHAMNSVKLPNPTYYLPSLDVADAPATDAQMTPKTEFDMLPDGSSGLTVGGENIPNIDSVKSTIRTYYGAPAGIANTETSPYISDLTNIENLWTKRLTNRCARGVAHGTKPAVVFDADDTTLWTYNMEDAAMHFNFDPTLQNTWVQEGRFPAVPGMPAVVNAAKAAGCKIIGLTGRNNAQRVATLDNLAKYYYDDNDNPLFKSQYYFTKWNSATGDTQPAYVDCAQDADATKCSTIEYKSSTRKYVEDHFGFHIIANFGDQFSDLIGQHADNVIKLPNPTYYLP, via the coding sequence ATGACGGACGACTCGACCCTGACGCCCGCCACGCACTTCGTGATGGCGGCCGACGGCTCGAGCGGTCTGACCGCTCACGGCAAGGGCATCCCCAACATCGACTCGGTCAAGTCGACGATCCGCACCTACTACGGCGTCGCCAACCCGTCGAGCCCGAGCGCCAACGGCATCGCGAACAGGGCCTCGTCGCCCTACATCACCGAGATGCAGGCCATCGAGGCCCACATCCTCGCCAACATGCCCACGGCTCCCGCGCCGCACCTCGCCGTCGTCTTCGACGCCGACGACACGACGCTGTGGACCTACGACATGGAGGACGGGGCGATGCACTTCAACTTCGACCCGAAGCTCCAGAACGACGAGTGGGTGCAGAAGGCCAAGTTCCCCGCCACCCCGGGCATGGTCGACTTCGTGGCGGCCGTCCAGGCCAAGGGCTACGACGTCTACGGCATCACCGGTCGCACCAACGACCAGGAGGCCGCGACCCTCACCAACCTGACGAACGTCGGCTACACCGCGTTCAACGCCGACAACTTCTACACGAAGTGGACCGCCCAGCCGGGCGGCGTCGCGCTCCCGCAGCCCGACTACGTCAACTGCGCCGCCGACAGCGACCCGGTCAAGTGCTCGACGGTCGAGTACAAGGCCGCGACCCGCAAGCACATCGAGAGCCTGGGCGAGACCATCGTCCTGAACATCGGTGACCAGTGGTCCGACCTCCAGGGCGGCCACGCGATGAACTCCGTCAAGCTGCCGAACCCGACGTACTACCTGCCGAGCCTCGACGTGGCCGACGCCCCGGCGACCGACGCGCAGATGACACCGAAGACCGAGTTCGACATGCTCCCCGACGGCTCCAGCGGCCTCACCGTGGGCGGCGAGAACATCCCGAACATCGACTCGGTGAAGTCCACGATCCGCACCTACTACGGCGCCCCGGCCGGCATCGCCAACACCGAGACGTCGCCGTACATCTCGGACCTGACCAACATCGAGAACCTCTGGACGAAGCGGCTCACCAACCGCTGCGCCCGCGGAGTCGCGCACGGCACCAAGCCGGCCGTCGTCTTCGACGCCGACGACACCACGTTGTGGACCTACAACATGGAGGACGCGGCGATGCACTTCAACTTCGACCCGACCCTCCAGAACACCTGGGTCCAGGAGGGTCGCTTCCCGGCCGTCCCGGGCATGCCCGCCGTCGTCAACGCCGCCAAGGCCGCCGGCTGCAAGATCATCGGGCTCACGGGTCGCAACAACGCCCAGCGCGTCGCAACCCTCGACAACCTGGCGAAGTACTACTACGACGACAACGACAACCCGCTGTTCAAGTCGCAGTACTACTTCACGAAGTGGAACAGCGCCACGGGCGACACCCAGCCGGCCTACGTCGACTGCGCGCAGGACGCCGACGCCACGAAGTGCTCGACCATCGAGTACAAGTCGTCGACCCGCAAGTACGTCGAGGACCACTTCGGCTTCCACATCATCGCGAACTTCGGTGACCAGTTCAGCGACCTGATCGGTCAGCACGCCGACAACGTGATCAAGCTGCCGAACCCGACGTACTACCTGCCGTAA
- the tsaD gene encoding tRNA (adenosine(37)-N6)-threonylcarbamoyltransferase complex transferase subunit TsaD: MDEPLVLGIETSCDETGVGIVRGHTLLADAVASSVEEHARFGGVVPEVASRAHLEAMVPTIERACETAGIRLHDVDAIAVTSGPGLAGALLVGVAAAKALALGLGKPIYGVNHLASHVAVDQLEHGPLPEPCLAMLVSGGHSSLLRVSDVTVGVQPMGATIDDAAGEAFDKVARLLGLPFPGGPHIDRSARSGSSVAIDFPRGLTSRRDLERHRFDFSFSGLKTAVARWVEARERAGEPVPVEDVAASFQEAVCDVLTRKAIDAAVSEGIEDILIGGGVAANSRLRAMAEERATARGIRVRVPRPGLCTDNGAMVAALGSEMVARGRTPSSLDLPADSSMPVTEVLAG; encoded by the coding sequence ATGGACGAACCGCTGGTGCTCGGGATCGAGACCTCCTGCGACGAGACCGGCGTGGGCATCGTGCGCGGCCACACCCTGCTCGCCGACGCCGTGGCGAGCAGCGTCGAGGAGCACGCGCGGTTCGGCGGCGTCGTGCCCGAGGTGGCCTCGCGGGCACACCTCGAGGCGATGGTCCCCACGATCGAGCGGGCCTGCGAGACCGCCGGTATCCGGCTGCACGACGTCGACGCGATCGCCGTGACGTCAGGTCCCGGCCTGGCCGGCGCGCTCCTCGTCGGTGTGGCGGCGGCCAAGGCGCTGGCGCTGGGGCTCGGCAAGCCGATCTACGGCGTCAACCACCTCGCCTCGCACGTGGCCGTCGACCAGCTCGAGCACGGCCCGTTGCCCGAGCCCTGCCTGGCGATGCTGGTCAGCGGTGGGCACTCCTCGCTGTTGCGGGTCTCGGACGTGACCGTCGGCGTGCAGCCGATGGGAGCGACGATCGACGACGCGGCCGGTGAGGCCTTCGACAAGGTGGCCCGGCTGCTCGGGCTGCCGTTCCCCGGCGGCCCGCACATCGACCGCTCGGCGCGGTCCGGGTCCTCGGTGGCCATCGACTTCCCGCGCGGGCTGACCTCGCGCCGGGACCTGGAGCGGCACCGCTTCGACTTCTCCTTCTCCGGTCTCAAGACCGCCGTCGCGCGCTGGGTCGAGGCACGCGAGCGGGCGGGGGAACCGGTGCCGGTGGAGGACGTCGCGGCGTCGTTCCAGGAGGCGGTCTGCGACGTGCTGACCCGCAAGGCGATCGACGCCGCGGTCAGCGAGGGGATCGAGGACATCCTGATCGGCGGCGGGGTCGCCGCCAACTCCCGGCTCAGGGCGATGGCCGAGGAGCGCGCGACTGCCCGCGGGATCCGGGTGCGGGTGCCGCGGCCGGGCCTCTGCACTGACAACGGCGCCATGGTGGCCGCGCTGGGCTCGGAGATGGTCGCCCGGGGTCGTACGCCGTCCTCGCTCGACCTGCCCGCCGACTCGTCGATGCCCGTCACCGAGGTGCTGGCGGGCTGA
- a CDS encoding SigE family RNA polymerase sigma factor — translation MAARSDFEEWLVAREPSLQRLALLLTGDPHSAQDLVQTSLAKLYLAWDRLEDREHLDGYARRVLVNEHRSAWRRPWRRREVVTAEVPDVPASSRSGPDVHAEVWAFVATLPPRQRAVLVLRYYEELTEAETADVLGISVGTVKSQASRALAALRSRLADHPEIAHPGQEES, via the coding sequence GTGGCGGCTCGGTCCGACTTCGAGGAGTGGCTCGTCGCGCGCGAGCCGTCCCTCCAGCGGCTCGCGCTCCTGCTCACCGGCGACCCGCACTCCGCGCAGGACCTCGTGCAGACCTCGCTCGCGAAGCTCTACCTCGCCTGGGACCGGCTCGAGGACCGCGAGCACCTCGACGGCTATGCCCGCCGGGTCCTGGTCAACGAGCACCGGAGTGCTTGGCGGCGCCCATGGCGGCGGCGCGAGGTCGTCACCGCGGAGGTGCCGGACGTTCCCGCGTCGTCGCGCAGCGGCCCCGACGTGCATGCCGAGGTGTGGGCGTTCGTCGCCACCCTGCCGCCGCGGCAGCGGGCCGTGCTGGTGCTGCGCTACTACGAGGAGCTCACCGAGGCCGAGACCGCCGACGTCCTCGGCATCTCGGTCGGCACCGTGAAGTCCCAGGCCAGCCGCGCCCTCGCCGCGCTGCGGTCCCGCCTCGCGGACCACCCCGAGATCGCGCACCCCGGACAGGAGGAGTCATGA
- a CDS encoding S-(hydroxymethyl)mycothiol dehydrogenase has translation MQQVKAVVARGKGQPVEVTTINVPDPGPGEALVKVQACGVCHTDLHYREGGINDDFPFLLGHEAAGVVEAVGDDVTSVAPGDFVVLNWRAVCGDCRACDRGEPWYCFATHNATQKMTLEDGTELSPALGIGAFAEKTLVAAGQCTKVDPSARAAAVGLLGCGVMAGIGAAINTGQVTRGKSVAVIGCGGVGVAAVAGSALAGASPIIAVDIDPKKLAKATEMGATHTVDSSTTDPVAAIQELTGGHGADVVIEAVGRPETWKQAFYARDLAGTVVLVGVPTPDMTLPDIPLIDVFGRGGSLKSSWYGDCLPSRDFPMLVDLYQQGRLDLDAFVTEEIGIDDVEAAFARMHDGDVLRSVVILK, from the coding sequence ATGCAGCAGGTCAAGGCCGTCGTCGCGCGCGGCAAGGGTCAGCCGGTCGAGGTCACCACCATCAACGTGCCGGACCCGGGCCCGGGGGAGGCGCTGGTGAAGGTGCAGGCCTGCGGGGTCTGCCACACCGACCTGCACTACCGCGAGGGCGGCATCAACGACGACTTCCCGTTCCTGCTGGGCCACGAGGCCGCGGGCGTGGTCGAGGCCGTGGGTGACGACGTGACCAGCGTGGCGCCCGGCGACTTCGTGGTCCTCAACTGGCGCGCGGTGTGCGGTGACTGCCGGGCGTGCGACCGGGGTGAGCCGTGGTACTGCTTCGCCACCCACAACGCCACGCAGAAGATGACGCTGGAGGACGGGACGGAGCTCTCGCCGGCCCTGGGCATCGGCGCGTTCGCCGAGAAGACCCTGGTCGCCGCCGGCCAGTGCACCAAGGTCGACCCGTCGGCCCGGGCGGCCGCGGTCGGCCTGCTGGGGTGCGGCGTGATGGCCGGCATCGGCGCCGCGATCAACACCGGCCAGGTGACGCGCGGCAAGTCCGTGGCCGTCATCGGCTGCGGCGGTGTCGGCGTGGCCGCCGTCGCGGGCTCGGCGCTGGCGGGTGCGAGCCCGATCATCGCCGTCGACATCGACCCCAAGAAGCTCGCCAAGGCCACCGAGATGGGCGCGACGCACACCGTCGACTCCTCGACGACCGACCCGGTCGCCGCGATCCAGGAGCTCACCGGCGGCCACGGCGCCGACGTCGTGATCGAGGCCGTGGGCCGTCCCGAGACCTGGAAGCAGGCGTTCTACGCCCGCGACCTGGCCGGCACCGTCGTCCTGGTCGGCGTCCCGACGCCGGACATGACGCTCCCCGACATCCCGCTCATCGACGTCTTCGGCCGCGGCGGGTCGCTGAAGTCCAGCTGGTACGGCGACTGCCTGCCCAGCCGTGACTTCCCGATGCTCGTCGACCTCTACCAGCAGGGCCGGCTCGACCTCGACGCGTTCGTCACCGAGGAGATCGGCATCGACGACGTGGAGGCCGCCTTTGCGCGCATGCACGACGGCGACGTGCTCCGCAGCGTGGTGATCCTCAAGTGA